In a genomic window of Dyadobacter fermentans DSM 18053:
- a CDS encoding helix-turn-helix domain-containing protein, with protein MAHEAHYIHPDLKISGFTEHFQKSDVLFESHLLVWFISGETKIIQGGQAHIFGAGDTLFFPRHELVTVINYPKNGLPHRSVVMHLTAPRLEAYYAKNKVDVKPVPRPGFRTFEKHPLLQSCMASLVPYFDLREALPEALAGMKIEEAITILRTIEPEIDHFLADFGEPGKINLVDFMEQHFMYNLPMTKFGYLTGRSLTTFKRDFKKTYQTTPQKWLTEKRLALAHYLIREKKRRPSEVYLEVGFENLSHFGYAFKKHFGYAPTD; from the coding sequence GTGGCACACGAGGCACACTACATTCATCCCGACCTGAAAATATCCGGATTTACGGAACATTTTCAAAAGAGCGACGTGCTGTTCGAATCGCATTTGCTGGTTTGGTTTATTTCGGGTGAGACGAAGATCATACAGGGCGGACAGGCGCATATTTTCGGAGCCGGTGACACGCTTTTCTTTCCACGCCACGAGCTGGTGACGGTGATTAACTATCCCAAAAACGGCCTCCCGCACCGATCTGTCGTCATGCATTTGACCGCCCCGCGGCTCGAAGCCTATTATGCGAAAAACAAAGTGGATGTGAAGCCCGTGCCCAGGCCCGGATTCAGGACATTTGAAAAGCATCCGCTCCTGCAAAGCTGCATGGCCTCGCTCGTCCCCTATTTTGACCTGCGCGAAGCACTGCCGGAAGCACTCGCGGGCATGAAGATCGAGGAGGCCATTACCATTTTGCGGACCATCGAGCCGGAAATTGACCACTTCCTGGCCGACTTCGGCGAGCCGGGTAAGATCAATCTGGTCGATTTTATGGAGCAACACTTCATGTACAACCTCCCGATGACCAAGTTTGGCTACCTTACCGGTCGCAGCCTCACGACTTTTAAGCGGGATTTTAAGAAAACCTACCAAACCACGCCGCAAAAGTGGCTTACCGAAAAACGGCTGGCCCTGGCCCATTACCTCATCCGCGAGAAGAAACGGCGACCGTCGGAGGTGTATCTGGAAGTCGGTTTCGAAAACCTGTCGCATTTCGGATATGCATTTAAAAAGCATTTTGGCTACGCACCTACGGATTGA